In a single window of the Gossypium hirsutum isolate 1008001.06 chromosome D02, Gossypium_hirsutum_v2.1, whole genome shotgun sequence genome:
- the LOC107909283 gene encoding putative RNA polymerase II subunit B1 CTD phosphatase RPAP2 homolog, with protein MNKGSSSMAKDQSISVSEAVHKIQLHLLDGIRVEKQLISSGSLISRSDYEDVVTERSISSTCGYPLCQNPLPSEPRRRGRYRISLKEHRVYDLQETSRFCSADCLINSRAFAGSLQEERCSVLNHAKLNAILSLFDDVDLNDEDLGKNGDLGFSNLKIKENEEIKAGEVSSVGPSNAIEGYVPQRELVSKPSSSKNSKNGVFDSSSSKLGDIKGDYFVNNEIDFTSAVIMNNEYLDFTSAVIMNNEYTTSKNPGSLRQSQRTKPCSMKDVINEMDFTSEIIMNDEYTVSKTPPGSRQGSSGSKLKKTEGKGVCKDFEEKCMRSESSSALTKEDSGIVEMPSTKCVDQSGLDTINAEAEKETHSDKAVASSEVVLKSSLKSAGAKKLNRSVTWADKKNVDGARKGSLCEVKEMDAQKGDSENLGRAEDGDDDDNRLRFASAEACAMALSEAAAAVASGDSDVNDAVSEAGLIILPHPLEADEEEKVENIDTLEAEPEPEEGPVKWPTKPGIPRSDFFDPEDSWFDAPPEGFSLTLSTFATMWNALFEWITSSSLAYIYGRDETFHEEYLSVNGREYPQKIVLRDGRSSEIKETLAGCISRALPAIVTALRLPIPISTLEQGMGRLLDTMSFVEALPAFRMKQWQVIVLLLIDALSVCRIPALTPHMTNGRMLLHKVLDGAQISMEEYEVMKDLIIPLGRAPHFSAQSGA; from the exons atgaaTAAAGGTTCATCATCAATGGCGAAAGATCAGTCAATCTCAGTTTCAGAAGCAGTACACAAGATTCAACTCCATCTCCTTGACGGAATACGAGTCGAGAAACAACTAATCTCCTCTGGTTCCTTAATTTCTCGAAGCGACTATGAGGATGTCGTAACCGAGAGGTCGATTTCCAGCACTTGCGGTTACCCTCTCTGCCAAAACCCTTTACCTTCCGAACCCCGTCGAAGAGGCCGTTATCGAATCTCTTTGAAAGAGCACCGAGTTTACGATTTACAAGAAACCAGCCGCTTTTGCTCCGCCGATTGCCTGATTAATAGCCGAGCTTTCGCTGGGAGTTTACAAGAAGAGAGGTGTTCCGTTTTGAATCATGCGAAACTTAATGCGATTTTGAGTTTGTTTGATGACGTGGATTTGAACGATGAGGATTTGGGGAAGAATGGGGATTTAGGGTTTTCGAATTTGAAGATTAAAGAAAATGAGGAAATAAAAGCTGGGGAAGTTTCTTCGGTGGGTCCTTCCAATGCCATTGAAGGCTATGTTCCACAAAGAGAATTGGTTTCTAAGCCTTCATCTTCTAAGAACAGCAAAAATGGAG tgTTTGATTCTAGCAGTTCCAAGCTGGGTGATATCAAAGGAGATTATTTTGTCAATAATGAGATAGATTTTACTAGTGCCGTAATTATGAACAATGAATATTTAGATTTTACTAGTGCCGTAATTATGAACAATGAATATACCACTTCTAAGAATCCCGGTAGTCTTAGACAGAGTCAAAGAACGAAGCCGTGTAGTATGAAAGATGTGATTAATGAGATGGACTTTACTAGTGAAATAATCATGAATGATGAATATACTGTTTCCAAGACACCCCCGGGGTCAAGACAGGGTTCTTCTGGTTCGAAATTGAAAAAAACAGAAGGGAAAGGAGTTTGTAAAGACTTCGAAGAAAAATGTATGAGATCAGAATCCTCCTCTGCTTTGACGAAAGAGGATTCTGGCATTGTAGAAATGCCTTCAACTAAATGTGTCGATCAGAGTGGTTTGGATACAATTAATGCTGAAGCAGAGAAGGAAACCCATTCTGACAAGGCCGTGGCATCAAGTGAGGTTGTGCTTAAATCCTCTCTTAAATCTGCTGGAGCAAAGAAACTTAATCGCTCAGTTACTTGGGCtgataaaaaaaatgttgatGGTGCTCGGAAAGGGAGTCTTTGTGAAGTCAAAGAAATGGATGCACAGAAAGGAGATTCTGAAAATCTTGGCAGAGCAGaagatggtgatgatgatgataataggTTACGATTTGCATCCGCAGAAGCTTGTGCTATGGCTTTGAGCGAGGCAGCAGCAGCTGTGGCATCTGGAGATTCTGATGTCAATGATGCTg TTTCTGAAGCTGGGCTGATCATATTGCCACATCCACTTGAGGCGGATGAGGAGGAGAAAGTGGAGAATATTGATACACTTGAAGCAGAACCTGAACCAGAAGAAGGCCCTGTAAAGTGGCCAACAAAACCTGGGATTCCACGCTCTGATTTTTTTGACCCAGAGGACTCATGGTTTGATGCTCCCCCTGAGGGTTTCAGTTTAACT CTGTCAACTTTTGCAACAATGTGGAATGCGCTTTTTGAATGGATAACATCATCTTCTTTGGCTTATATATATGGGAGAGATGAAACTTTCCATGAAGAGTACCTCTCAGTTAATGGGAGGGAGTATCCGCAGAAGATTGTCTTACGAGATGGTCGTTCTTCTGAAATTAAAGAAACTCTTGCTGGTTGTATTTCTCGTGCTTTACCTGCTATTGTTACTGCTCTCAGACTGCCTATACCGATATCTACTTTGGAGCAGGGAATG GGCCGCCTGCTAGATACAATGTCTTTTGTGGAAGCACTTCCAGCATTCAGAATGAAACAGTGGCAAGTAATTGTTCTTCTATTAATTGACGCCCTTTCAGTTTGTAGAATACCAGCCCTCACTCCACACATGACTAATGGGAGGATGCTTCTTCACAAG GTGCTGGATGGTGCCCAGATAAGTATGGAAGAATATGAGGTTATGAAGGATCTAATAATACCACTTGGCCGAGCACCTCACTTCTCTGCACAGAGTGGAGCTTGA
- the LOC107909284 gene encoding probable serine/threonine-protein kinase At1g54610 → MGCMSSKSAAVQDSRANQKKWLTRKGSLDKLVQRANSSGREEVVRSKDKKGGGDVKVLLVNKKSNGSSRFSYNDQVENKRILDKFEVVVKNEVEKYGVTIAGHHHPGSERVLNSIGELVAAGWPSWLVAVAGEAINGWIPRRASTFEKLNKIGQGTYSSVYKARDLIHNKLVALKRVQFDNHDPESAKFMAREIILLRRLDHPNVMKLEGLITSPTGCSLYLVFEYMEHDLVGLASLPRIKFSEPQIKCYMQQLLSGLDHCHSHGVLHRDIKGSNLLIDSNGILKIADFGLACPFDPHDSVPMTNRVVTLWYRPPELLLGASHYGVAVDLWSAGCILGELYSGKPILPGKTEVEQLHKIFKLCGSPTDEYWRKAKLPHSTVFKPLHPYRRCVAETFKDFPSPTVTLMETLLSFDPVSRRTAAFALKSEFFTTQPLACDPSSLPRYPPSKEIDAKLRDEEARRQRAVESRGSRVDMERRGQKEPLAVPASKSNTEFATSTQRRQPHPNLKSKSQMFNTGILMEPPPPKQTPAAKEESRDFLEHNRKKISYSGPLVGGSVFRKSGKEHDDLPMVSSKANLSKLSGLVATRTLASDDHRQKPGPLTLQAVIHGAKPRRSFNDFESARRHDVKQHMPKTAASPVTGGGGACSTETSPHGGGPRGNKIYVSGPLLAPSDNVNQMLKEHDRKIQEFARRRARLHKTKL, encoded by the exons ATGGGTTGCATGAGTTCCAAGTCTGCGGCTGTTCAAGATAGCCGTGCGAACCAAAAAAAGTGGCTGACGCGAAAAGGGTCATTAGATAAGCTTGTTCAACGAGCTAATTCATCGGGAAGAGAGGAGGTTGTTCGATCAAAGGATAAAAAAGGTGGTGGTGATGTGAAAGTCTTGTTGGTCAATAAGAAATCCAATGGTTCCAGTCGTTTTTCTTATAATGATCAAGTTGAGAATAAGAGGATCCTTGATAAGTTTGAGGTGGTAGTGAAAAATGAGGTAGAAAAGTATGGGGTTACGATTGCTGGTCATCACCATCCTGGTTCAGAAAGGGTGCTGAATAGCATAGGAGAGCTGGTTGCAGCAGGATGGCCTTCTTGGCTTGTTGCTGTGGCAGGTGAAGCTATCAATGGATGGATACCACGACGGGCCAGTACCTTTGAGAAGTTGAATAAA ATTGGCCAAGGAACCTATAGTAGTGTGTATAAGGCTCGTGACCTCATTCATAATAAACTTGTGGCTCTGAAAAGAGTGCAGTTTGATAATCATGATCCTGAAAGCGCAAAGTTTATGGCGAGGGAGATTATTCTCTTGCGAAGACTTGATCATCCAAATGTTATGAAACTGGAAGGCTTGATCACATCCCCAACGGGGTGCAGCTTATACCTTGTTTTTGAATATATGGAACATGATCTTGTGGGACTTGCATCACTTCCCAGGATCAAGTTTTCAGAACCTCAG ATTAAATGCTACATGCAGCAACTTCTAAGTGGACTTGATCATTGTCACAGTCATGGTGTCCTTCATCGTGACATAAAGGGTTCAAATCTTCTCATTGACAGTAATGGAATcttgaagattgcagattttgGATTAGCGTGTCCTTTTGATCCTCACGATAGTGTTCCAATGACCAATCGTGTAGTGACTCTTTGGTATCGACCACCAGAACTTTTGTTAGGAGCTTCTCACTACGGGGTTGCTGTAGATTTATGGAGTGCTGGTTGCATACTTGGGGAACTGTATTCAGGCAAACCTATTTTGCCTGGGAAAACAGAG GTTGAGCAATTACATAAGATCTTTAAGCTTTGTGGCTCGCCAACTGATGAATACTGGAGAAAAGCAAAACTACCTCATTCAACTGTGTTCAAGCCTCTACACCCATATAGACGATGTGTTGCTGAAACATTTAAAGACTTTCCTTCTCCTACTGTAACTCTCATGGAGACCTTGCTTTCATTTGACCCTGTTAGTCGAAGAACTGCAGCTTTTGCTTTGAAGAGTGAG TTCTTCACAACACAACCTCTTGCGTGTGATCCTTCAAGTTTACCGAGGTATCCTCCTAGCAAGGAGATTGACGCTAAGTTGAGGGATGAAGAAGCTAGAAG GCAAAGAGCAGTTGAGAGTAGGGGTTCAAGGGTTGACATGGAAAGGAGGGGACAAAAGGAACCACTTGCGGTACCAGCATCCAAGTCTAATACTGAGTTCGCCACATCAACGCAG AGAAGACAACCCCATCCTAATTTGAAGAGCAAGAGTCAGATGTTCAACACTGGTATTTTGATGGAGCCCCCACCCCCTAAACAGACACCTGCTGCAAAAGAAGAAAGCAGAGATTTCCTGGAGCACAATAGAAAGAAAATTTCATATTCGGGTCCATTGGTTGGTGGCTCCGTGTTTAGAAAGTCTGGCAAGGAACATGATGATCTTCCTATGGTCTCATCCAAAGCTAACTTATCGAAATTATCCGGCTTAGTAGCGACTAGAACTTTGGCTTCTGACGATCACAGACAGAAACCTGGACCCTTGACTCTACAAGCAGTAATCCATGGAGCCAAGCCTCGAAGAtcttttaatgattttgagtctGCCAGAAGACATGATGTCAAGCAACATATGCCGAAGACTGCTGCATCCCCGGTAACAGGAGGTGGAGGAGCCTGCAGTACGGAAACAAGCCCG CATGGTGGAGGTCCCAGGGGAAACAAAATATACGTATCGGGTCCATTACTTGCTCCATCCGACAATGTCAATCAAATGCTTAAAGAGCATGACCGTAAGATCCAAGAGTTTGCTCGAAGAAGAGCACGGCTTCACAAGACAAAACTCTAA